From the genome of Gammaproteobacteria bacterium, one region includes:
- a CDS encoding VCBS repeat-containing protein, producing MADVNGDGLQDAVVESAGKFAVRLNKGGSFDSISATNVLAGEGAKNLRQAQVLGFNSDGRQDLLAPFGGVWHFLRARPLGVGFDDVP from the coding sequence TTGGCCGATGTTAATGGCGATGGTCTACAAGACGCAGTCGTCGAGTCCGCAGGCAAATTCGCAGTTCGTCTGAACAAGGGCGGCAGTTTTGACAGCATTTCAGCCACTAATGTCTTAGCAGGCGAAGGCGCCAAGAACCTGCGCCAGGCACAAGTGCTCGGTTTTAACTCTGACGGGCGCCAAGACTTGCTCGCGCCTTTTGGTGGTGTATGGCATTTTCTTCGTGCAAGACCACTCGGCGTTGGCTTTGATGACGTTCCTTAA
- a CDS encoding VCBS repeat-containing protein translates to MKSIVTKFGTTVVREYTLGYQPTTDDKPLSRLTSVQVCANDNPGVTDATECLPATTFAWQDYPRGFDEVVNTARSVDRYHDSTHTMDVNGDGLDDLVYEHDQTWRILIATGSGFKPEVDTQISTSMPINYYRQVATTPFDYDGDGRMDLAVEPHHCTPHCPSVEVRVLKSNPNRDGFMIVDTGTSYEEWEDDSGMIKPLAGDVDGDGRTDQILIFPHAPSDSLSSRFCATLAARSCAFQLEFLYLGTWSTPCAYSTTMATDARICWAFKHTETACGTSTSPLDEISCISTPVSLRNISIWPMLMAMVYKTQSSSPQANSQFV, encoded by the coding sequence ATGAAGTCTATCGTCACTAAATTCGGCACGACCGTCGTCCGCGAATACACCCTTGGTTATCAGCCCACTACCGACGACAAGCCCCTAAGCCGCCTCACATCCGTGCAGGTCTGCGCGAACGATAATCCTGGGGTAACCGACGCCACCGAATGCCTGCCCGCGACTACTTTCGCTTGGCAGGATTATCCGCGGGGATTTGATGAAGTCGTTAACACAGCGCGTAGCGTCGATCGATACCATGACTCCACGCACACTATGGACGTTAACGGCGACGGACTGGATGACCTGGTTTATGAACATGACCAGACATGGAGAATCCTGATCGCGACTGGCAGCGGATTTAAGCCGGAAGTCGACACGCAAATATCCACCAGCATGCCGATCAACTACTACAGGCAGGTGGCTACCACGCCGTTTGATTATGATGGCGATGGACGCATGGATCTCGCTGTTGAGCCTCACCACTGCACACCTCATTGCCCGTCAGTAGAAGTGCGTGTGCTTAAATCCAACCCGAATCGGGATGGCTTTATGATAGTGGATACCGGTACCTCCTATGAGGAATGGGAGGACGACTCCGGAATGATTAAACCTCTTGCCGGCGATGTCGATGGTGATGGCCGCACGGACCAGATTCTTATTTTCCCACACGCTCCTTCAGATTCACTGAGCTCGAGATTCTGCGCAACACTGGCGGCGCGTTCGTGCGCATTCCAACTGGAATTTCTATACCTTGGCACATGGTCAACACCATGCGCGTATTCGACTACGATGGCGACGGACGCTCGGATCTGTTGGGCTTTCAAACATACGGAGACGGCCTGTGGCACATCTACAAGTCCACTGGACGAAATTTCGTGCATCTCGACACCGGTATCGCTCAGGAACATCTCCATTTGGCCGATGTTAATGGCGATGGTCTACAAGACGCAGTCGTCGAGTCCGCAGGCAAATTCGCAGTTCGTCTGA